In Paraburkholderia bryophila, a single genomic region encodes these proteins:
- a CDS encoding FMN-dependent NADH-azoreductase, whose protein sequence is MTTILQINSAARSQGANSTLLVNELTAKLQQSNPGAQVVVRNLQAEPLPHLDDAVLGAFFTPADQRNAEQAEIAARSEALIAELQAADIVVIGAPMYNFGISSQLKTYFDFIARAGITFQYTANGPEGLVKGKKVHVVSARGGKYLGTPNDSQTPYLKAFLGFLGMTDVNFIYAEGLNMGPDAATAALVSAREAIAAA, encoded by the coding sequence ATGACCACGATCCTGCAAATCAACTCGGCAGCCCGTTCGCAAGGCGCGAACTCGACGCTTCTCGTCAACGAACTGACCGCCAAGCTGCAACAATCGAATCCGGGCGCGCAAGTCGTCGTCCGCAATCTGCAAGCTGAGCCGCTGCCGCACCTGGACGACGCCGTCCTCGGCGCGTTCTTCACGCCGGCTGACCAACGCAACGCCGAGCAGGCCGAAATCGCCGCACGCAGCGAAGCGCTGATCGCCGAACTGCAAGCCGCCGACATCGTCGTGATCGGCGCACCGATGTACAACTTCGGTATCTCGTCGCAGCTCAAGACGTACTTCGACTTCATCGCACGCGCCGGCATCACGTTCCAGTACACGGCGAACGGTCCGGAAGGTCTCGTGAAGGGCAAGAAGGTCCACGTCGTGTCGGCCCGCGGCGGCAAGTATCTGGGCACGCCGAACGACAGCCAGACGCCGTATCTGAAGGCTTTCCTGGGTTTCCTCGGCATGACCGACGTGAACTTCATCTACGCCGAAGGCCTGAACATGGGCCCGGACGCAGCGACCGCCGCGCTGGTTTCGGCGCGCGAAGCGATTGCCGCTGCGTAA
- a CDS encoding uracil-DNA glycosylase, which produces MTSASRTRSDSSQASLFGDAAPSPADALTNPVSPSTASAPPALEAQFAALPPAWRTHLKPFVESDAYAPLCRFVDGERAAGKTVYPADVFRALRLTSPDEVKVVILGQDPYHGEDRGTPQAHGLAFSVAPNVRTPPSLRNIFKEIAASLGHDTPRHGCLDTWAKQGVLLLNTVLTVERDAAASHAKRGWEKCTDTLIHELAMRHDGLVFMLWGAHAQAKRALLGGKSHYVLEAPHPSPLSAHRGFLGCGHFAKANEYLAQHGRATIDWRLPDEAQMLA; this is translated from the coding sequence ATGACCTCCGCTTCCCGTACCCGCTCCGATTCGTCGCAGGCTTCGCTTTTCGGCGACGCCGCGCCCTCTCCCGCCGACGCACTGACCAACCCGGTTTCGCCTTCAACGGCTAGCGCACCGCCGGCCCTTGAAGCCCAATTCGCCGCGCTGCCCCCGGCATGGCGCACACATCTCAAGCCGTTCGTCGAAAGCGACGCTTACGCACCGCTGTGCCGTTTCGTCGACGGTGAACGCGCGGCCGGCAAGACCGTGTATCCCGCCGACGTATTCCGCGCGTTGCGCCTGACGAGCCCCGACGAAGTGAAAGTCGTGATCCTCGGCCAGGACCCGTATCACGGCGAAGACCGCGGCACGCCGCAAGCGCATGGGCTGGCGTTTTCGGTAGCGCCGAACGTGCGTACGCCGCCGTCGCTGCGCAACATCTTCAAGGAAATTGCCGCGAGCCTTGGCCACGACACGCCGCGCCACGGCTGTCTCGACACGTGGGCCAAACAGGGCGTGCTGCTGCTGAACACGGTGCTGACGGTCGAGCGCGACGCCGCGGCGAGCCACGCGAAACGCGGCTGGGAAAAGTGTACGGACACGCTGATCCACGAACTCGCCATGCGTCATGACGGCCTGGTGTTCATGCTGTGGGGCGCGCACGCGCAAGCGAAGCGCGCGCTGCTTGGCGGCAAGTCGCACTATGTGCTGGAAGCGCCGCATCCGTCGCCGCTATCGGCGCATCGCGGCTTTCTCGGCTGCGGGCATTTTGCGAAGGCGAATGAGTATCTCGCGCAACACGGCCGCGCAACGATCGACTGGCGCTTGCCGGACGAAGCGCAGATGCTGGCGTAA
- a CDS encoding CYTH domain-containing protein — protein MGMEREIKLALPADQVRAATQWFVARTGAEGRDVRLANIYFDTPALTLAKSKSALRLRHTPDGWLQTFKTVGEAKDGLHSRHEWEMPVAGEKLEIDTLLRECDEPSAAEALRQAAPELVELFRTDFTRTLWNIELNDATVEAAIDQGDVIAEVNGEARRAPISEVELELKSGDEAALHALAAELGTAVAGLAPDNVSKAQRGYQLRAG, from the coding sequence ATGGGCATGGAACGCGAAATCAAGCTGGCGCTGCCGGCTGACCAGGTGCGGGCGGCGACGCAGTGGTTTGTCGCACGTACAGGTGCGGAAGGGCGCGATGTCAGGCTGGCGAATATTTACTTCGATACGCCGGCGCTGACGTTGGCGAAGTCGAAAAGCGCGCTGCGTTTGCGTCACACGCCGGACGGCTGGCTGCAAACCTTCAAGACAGTGGGCGAAGCGAAGGACGGTTTGCATAGCCGGCACGAGTGGGAAATGCCGGTGGCGGGCGAAAAGCTCGAGATCGACACGTTACTGCGCGAGTGCGATGAGCCGAGCGCGGCTGAAGCTTTGCGTCAGGCCGCGCCGGAGCTGGTCGAACTGTTCCGCACGGACTTCACGCGCACGCTGTGGAATATCGAGCTGAACGATGCGACGGTCGAAGCCGCGATCGATCAAGGCGACGTGATCGCCGAAGTGAACGGTGAAGCACGTCGCGCGCCGATTTCCGAGGTCGAACTCGAACTGAAGTCCGGCGACGAAGCCGCTTTGCATGCGCTAGCGGCGGAACTTGGGACAGCCGTCGCGGGGCTGGCGCCGGATAACGTCAGCAAAGCGCAGCGCGGGTATCAACTGCGAGCGGGTTGA
- the trpC gene encoding indole-3-glycerol phosphate synthase TrpC, whose protein sequence is MSDILDQIIAIKREEVRAAQQSASLEELRLEAASRDIRDFVGALRAKHTAGLAAVIAEVKKASPSKGVLREHFVPAEIARSYEQHGAACLSVLTDVQFFKGSVAYLEEARAACKLPVLRKDFIVDPYQIVEARAMGADAILLIAAALETSQMQDLEALAHSLNLAVLVEVHDSRELMEALTLKTPLIGINNRNLRTFETSIETTIGMLEAIPDDRIVVTESGILSRVDVERLRAMDVHTFLVGEAFMRAEEPGVELARMFF, encoded by the coding sequence ATGAGCGACATTCTCGACCAGATCATCGCGATCAAACGCGAAGAAGTCCGCGCGGCGCAGCAAAGCGCGTCGCTCGAAGAACTGCGCCTCGAAGCGGCGTCGCGCGATATTCGCGATTTCGTCGGCGCATTGCGCGCGAAACACACGGCGGGCCTCGCCGCAGTGATCGCCGAAGTGAAGAAGGCGAGCCCGTCGAAAGGCGTGCTGCGCGAACACTTCGTGCCCGCCGAGATCGCGCGTTCTTACGAACAGCACGGCGCGGCGTGTCTGTCGGTGCTGACCGACGTGCAGTTCTTCAAGGGCAGCGTCGCGTATCTGGAAGAAGCGCGCGCGGCCTGCAAACTCCCGGTGTTGCGCAAAGACTTCATCGTCGATCCGTATCAGATCGTCGAGGCCCGCGCGATGGGTGCCGACGCGATCCTGCTGATCGCCGCCGCGCTCGAAACGTCGCAGATGCAAGACCTCGAAGCGCTCGCGCATTCGCTGAATCTGGCCGTGCTGGTCGAAGTGCACGACAGCCGTGAACTGATGGAAGCACTCACGCTGAAAACGCCGCTGATCGGTATCAACAACCGCAATCTGCGCACGTTCGAAACGTCGATCGAGACGACCATCGGCATGCTCGAAGCGATTCCGGACGACCGGATCGTCGTCACCGAGTCGGGCATTCTGTCGCGCGTCGACGTCGAACGGCTGCGCGCGATGGACGTGCACACGTTCCTCGTCGGCGAGGCGTTCATGCGCGCGGAAGAGCCGGGCGTCGAACTGGCGCGGATGTTTTTCTGA
- the trpD gene encoding anthranilate phosphoribosyltransferase, with protein MSITPQEALQRTIEHREIFHDEMLHLMRLIMRGELSPVMSAAIITGLRVKKETIGEITAAATVMREFARHVDVPDNSNFVDIVGTGGDGSQTFNISTATMFVTAAAGAKVAKHGGRGVSSKSGSADVLEALGVNIDLQPEQVAASIAETGMGFMFAPNHHPAMKNIAPVRRELGVRTLFNILGPLTNPAGAPNQLMGVFHGDLVGIQVRVMQRLGAKHVLVVYGMDGMDEVSLGAATQVGELRDGQIHEYEIHPEDFGLQMVSNRTLKVADATESKAMLLEALDNTPGVAREIVTLNAGTALYAANVAASIADGIQLAREAIASGKARAKVDDLIRFTQQFKH; from the coding sequence ATGTCGATTACGCCCCAGGAAGCGCTGCAACGAACCATCGAGCACCGCGAGATTTTCCACGACGAAATGCTGCACCTGATGCGCCTCATCATGCGCGGCGAGCTGTCGCCAGTGATGTCGGCGGCAATCATTACCGGCTTGCGCGTCAAAAAAGAGACCATCGGCGAAATCACCGCGGCCGCTACGGTGATGCGTGAATTTGCCCGGCACGTCGACGTGCCGGACAACTCGAACTTCGTCGATATCGTCGGGACCGGCGGCGACGGCTCGCAAACCTTCAATATTTCCACGGCGACCATGTTCGTGACGGCCGCGGCCGGTGCGAAGGTCGCGAAGCACGGCGGACGCGGCGTGTCGAGCAAGTCGGGCAGCGCAGACGTGCTCGAAGCGCTCGGCGTGAATATCGATCTGCAGCCGGAACAGGTGGCGGCGTCGATCGCGGAAACCGGCATGGGCTTCATGTTCGCGCCGAACCATCATCCGGCCATGAAGAACATCGCGCCGGTGCGCCGTGAACTCGGCGTGCGCACGCTGTTCAACATTCTCGGCCCGCTGACCAATCCGGCCGGCGCGCCGAATCAGTTGATGGGCGTGTTCCACGGCGACCTGGTCGGGATTCAGGTGCGAGTGATGCAGCGCCTCGGCGCGAAGCACGTGCTGGTGGTGTACGGCATGGACGGCATGGACGAGGTCTCGCTCGGCGCGGCGACGCAGGTCGGCGAGTTGCGCGACGGCCAGATCCACGAGTACGAGATTCATCCGGAAGACTTCGGCCTGCAGATGGTGTCGAACCGCACGCTGAAAGTGGCGGACGCGACCGAATCGAAAGCGATGCTGCTCGAAGCGCTCGACAACACGCCGGGCGTCGCGCGCGAAATCGTCACGCTGAACGCGGGCACGGCGCTGTATGCGGCGAACGTGGCGGCGTCGATCGCAGACGGCATTCAGTTGGCACGCGAAGCGATCGCGAGCGGCAAGGCTCGTGCGAAGGTCGACGATCTGATCCGCTTTACCCAGCAATTCAAGCACTAA
- a CDS encoding aminodeoxychorismate/anthranilate synthase component II: MLLMIDNYDSFTYNLVQYFGELGEDVRTYRNDEITLDEIAKLNPERICLSPGPSNPQHAGITLDVLREFAGKTPILGVCLGHQAIGEAFGGRVVRAQTIMHGKVSTIETDCKGVFADLPKHFVVTRYHSLAIERESLPDCLEVSAWTEDGEIMGVRHKELAVEGVQFHPESILSEHGHALLENFVKQSKLASAQRA; encoded by the coding sequence ATGCTGCTAATGATCGACAACTACGACTCGTTCACCTACAACCTGGTGCAGTACTTCGGCGAACTCGGCGAAGACGTGCGCACCTACCGCAACGACGAAATCACGCTGGACGAAATCGCGAAGCTCAACCCTGAGCGCATCTGCCTGTCGCCCGGCCCGAGCAATCCGCAACACGCCGGCATTACGCTCGACGTGCTGCGCGAATTCGCCGGCAAGACGCCGATTCTCGGTGTGTGCCTCGGCCACCAGGCGATCGGCGAAGCGTTCGGCGGTCGCGTGGTGCGCGCGCAGACCATCATGCACGGCAAGGTCAGCACGATCGAAACCGATTGCAAAGGCGTGTTCGCCGACCTGCCGAAGCACTTCGTGGTGACCCGCTACCACTCGCTCGCGATCGAACGCGAATCGCTGCCCGACTGCCTCGAAGTGTCGGCATGGACCGAAGACGGCGAGATCATGGGCGTGCGTCACAAGGAACTGGCGGTGGAAGGCGTGCAATTCCATCCGGAATCGATCCTGTCCGAACACGGCCACGCACTGCTCGAGAACTTCGTGAAGCAGTCGAAACTCGCGTCCGCTCAACGCGCCTGA
- the trpE gene encoding anthranilate synthase component I, whose product MTELEFQSLANEGFNRIPLIAEALADLETPLSLYLKLAQSERNGANSFLLESVVGGERFGRYSFIGLPARTLLRTRNGVSEVVRDGKVVETHEGDPLEFIQQFQGRFKVAQRPGLPRFAGGLAGYFGYDAVRYIEKKLAHTVPPDDLNLPDIQLLLTEEVAVIDNLAGKLYLVVYADPTQPEAYTKAKQRLRELRQRLRTTVQPPVTSASVRTETYREFAKDDYLAAVRKAKEYIAAGELMQVQVGQRLTKPFRDNPLSLYRALRSLNPSPYMYYYNFGDFHVVGASPEILVRQEKRGEDRIVTIRPLAGTRPRGNTPERDAELATELLNDPKEVAEHVMLIDLARNDVGRIAQIGSVVVTDKMAIEKYSHVQHIVSSVEGKLKPGITNFDVLRATFPAGTLSGAPKVRAMELIDELEPVKRGLYGGAVGYLSFTGEMDLAITIRTGVIANGNLYVQAAAGVVADSVPESEWQETENKARAVLRAAEQVQDGLDSDF is encoded by the coding sequence ATGACCGAACTCGAATTCCAGTCCCTCGCCAACGAGGGTTTCAATCGCATTCCGCTGATCGCCGAAGCGCTCGCCGACCTCGAAACGCCGCTATCGCTGTACCTGAAGCTCGCGCAGAGCGAGCGTAACGGCGCCAACTCGTTCCTGCTGGAATCGGTGGTGGGTGGCGAACGCTTCGGCCGCTATTCGTTCATCGGCTTGCCGGCGCGTACGCTGCTGCGTACCCGGAACGGCGTCTCCGAAGTGGTGCGCGACGGCAAGGTCGTCGAAACGCACGAAGGCGATCCGCTCGAATTCATCCAGCAATTCCAGGGCCGTTTCAAAGTGGCGCAACGCCCTGGGCTGCCGCGTTTCGCGGGCGGTCTGGCCGGTTATTTCGGCTATGACGCGGTGCGTTACATCGAGAAAAAGCTAGCGCACACCGTGCCGCCAGACGATCTGAATCTGCCCGATATCCAGTTGCTGCTGACCGAAGAAGTCGCGGTGATCGACAACCTCGCGGGCAAGCTCTATCTGGTGGTCTACGCCGACCCGACGCAGCCCGAGGCTTACACGAAGGCCAAACAGCGTCTGCGTGAACTGCGTCAGCGTTTGCGCACGACCGTGCAGCCGCCGGTCACCTCGGCCAGCGTGCGCACCGAGACTTACCGCGAATTCGCCAAAGACGATTACCTCGCCGCCGTGCGCAAGGCGAAGGAATACATCGCGGCCGGTGAATTGATGCAAGTGCAGGTCGGCCAACGTCTGACCAAGCCGTTCCGCGACAACCCGCTCTCGCTGTACCGCGCGCTACGTTCGCTGAATCCGTCGCCGTATATGTATTACTACAACTTCGGCGACTTCCATGTCGTGGGGGCATCGCCGGAAATTCTGGTGCGCCAGGAAAAGCGCGGCGAGGACCGTATCGTCACGATCCGGCCGCTCGCCGGCACGCGTCCGCGCGGCAACACGCCTGAACGCGACGCGGAACTCGCCACCGAACTGCTGAACGACCCGAAGGAAGTCGCCGAGCACGTCATGTTGATCGACCTCGCGCGTAACGACGTGGGCCGCATCGCGCAGATCGGCTCGGTGGTCGTGACCGACAAGATGGCGATCGAGAAATACTCGCACGTGCAGCACATCGTGAGTTCGGTCGAAGGCAAGCTGAAGCCCGGCATCACCAATTTCGACGTGTTGCGCGCCACCTTCCCGGCCGGCACGTTGTCGGGCGCGCCGAAGGTGCGCGCGATGGAACTGATCGACGAGCTGGAGCCCGTCAAACGCGGCCTGTACGGCGGAGCGGTCGGCTACCTGTCGTTCACCGGCGAAATGGATCTCGCCATCACGATCCGCACCGGCGTGATCGCGAACGGCAATCTGTATGTGCAGGCGGCAGCGGGTGTCGTCGCGGATTCGGTGCCCGAATCCGAATGGCAAGAGACCGAGAACAAGGCACGCGCCGTGTTGCGCGCCGCCGAGCAGGTTCAAGACGGCCTCGATAGCGACTTCTGA
- a CDS encoding phosphoglycolate phosphatase: MTAPLHALLPSPAFTGPRLQAAIIDLDGTMIDTADDFTAGLNGMLAQLDAIETSREEVVGYVGKGSEHLIRSVLAPRFEAEHAQDRFDEALAIYQEEYAKINGMHTRLYPDVEAGLSAMREAGIKLACVTNKPHRFAVELLQQYGLAQYFSVVLGGDSLAKKKPDPLPMLTAAAQLGVEPQATVAIGDSENDALAGRAAGMATLTVPYGYNHGRAIQEIKSDGIVASLLDAAKAIAAHHSTT, translated from the coding sequence ATGACTGCCCCGCTTCACGCCCTGCTTCCCTCGCCGGCATTCACTGGTCCGCGCCTGCAAGCCGCGATCATCGACCTCGACGGCACGATGATCGATACCGCCGACGATTTCACCGCCGGCCTGAACGGCATGCTCGCGCAACTCGACGCGATCGAAACCTCGCGTGAAGAAGTGGTCGGCTATGTCGGCAAAGGTTCGGAGCATCTGATCCGCAGCGTGCTGGCGCCGCGTTTCGAAGCGGAGCATGCGCAAGACCGTTTCGACGAAGCGCTCGCGATCTATCAGGAAGAGTACGCCAAGATCAACGGCATGCACACGCGGCTCTATCCCGACGTGGAAGCCGGTCTGAGCGCCATGCGCGAGGCCGGCATCAAGCTCGCCTGCGTGACCAACAAGCCGCACCGGTTCGCGGTCGAGCTGTTGCAGCAATACGGGCTTGCCCAATATTTCAGCGTCGTGCTCGGCGGCGACAGCCTCGCGAAAAAGAAGCCGGACCCGCTGCCCATGCTGACCGCCGCGGCGCAGTTAGGCGTCGAGCCGCAAGCCACGGTGGCGATCGGCGATTCGGAAAACGACGCGCTGGCCGGCCGTGCGGCGGGCATGGCGACGCTGACCGTGCCCTATGGCTACAACCATGGTCGCGCTATACAAGAAATAAAATCCGATGGTATAGTTGCCTCGCTGCTCGACGCCGCCAAGGCGATCGCAGCGCACCATTCAACGACTTGA
- the rpe gene encoding ribulose-phosphate 3-epimerase, which translates to MTQFRIAPSILSADFARLGEEVRNVVAAGADWIHFDVMDNHYVPNLTIGPLVCEAIRPHVNVPIDVHLMVRPVDRIVPDFAKAGANLISFHPEGSDHIDRTLSLIHDHGCKAGLVFNPATSLNYLDHVMDKVDLVLIMSVNPGFGGQSFIPEALNKLREARARINAYKERTGREIHLEVDGGVKVDNIAEIAAAGADTFVAGSAIFGQPDHKVVIDKMRAALANIQH; encoded by the coding sequence ATGACGCAATTCCGCATTGCCCCCAGCATTCTGTCCGCCGACTTCGCCCGTCTGGGTGAGGAAGTGCGCAACGTCGTCGCCGCCGGCGCCGACTGGATTCACTTCGACGTGATGGACAACCATTACGTGCCGAACCTGACCATCGGGCCACTCGTGTGCGAGGCGATCCGCCCGCACGTGAACGTGCCGATCGACGTGCATCTGATGGTGCGCCCGGTCGACCGGATCGTGCCGGATTTCGCCAAGGCCGGCGCGAATCTGATCAGCTTTCATCCTGAAGGCTCGGACCATATCGACCGCACGCTGTCGCTGATTCACGACCACGGCTGCAAGGCTGGTCTGGTGTTCAACCCGGCCACGTCGCTGAACTACCTCGATCACGTGATGGACAAAGTCGACCTCGTGTTGATCATGTCGGTGAATCCGGGGTTCGGCGGTCAGTCGTTTATTCCTGAAGCGCTCAACAAGCTGCGCGAAGCGCGCGCGCGTATCAACGCGTACAAGGAGCGCACCGGCCGCGAGATTCATCTGGAAGTGGACGGCGGCGTGAAGGTCGACAACATCGCCGAAATCGCGGCGGCCGGCGCGGACACTTTCGTGGCCGGCTCGGCGATCTTCGGCCAGCCCGATCACAAGGTCGTGATCGACAAGATGCGCGCGGCGCTCGCCAACATCCAGCACTAA
- the apaG gene encoding Co2+/Mg2+ efflux protein ApaG, which produces MSQYEFSVSAQVQFLPEESDPERRQYAFAYTLTIRNTGQVPAQLIARHWVITDSDNNEQEVKGLGVVGHQPLLKPGEHFEYTSWAVIGTPVGTMRGEYFCVAEDGERFEAPVPEFILRMPRTLH; this is translated from the coding sequence ATGAGCCAGTACGAATTCAGCGTCTCGGCGCAGGTGCAGTTTCTGCCCGAAGAGTCGGACCCGGAGCGCCGCCAGTATGCGTTCGCATACACGCTGACCATCCGCAACACGGGCCAGGTGCCGGCTCAATTGATTGCTCGGCATTGGGTGATTACCGACAGCGACAATAACGAGCAGGAAGTGAAGGGGCTGGGCGTGGTCGGCCACCAGCCGCTGCTCAAACCGGGCGAGCACTTCGAATATACGAGTTGGGCCGTGATCGGCACGCCGGTCGGCACAATGCGTGGCGAATATTTTTGTGTGGCGGAAGACGGCGAGCGCTTCGAAGCGCCGGTGCCGGAATTCATCCTGCGGATGCCGCGTACTTTGCATTGA
- the mltA gene encoding murein transglycosylase A produces the protein MRFVRTAGAWLGALSVAVMLASCGGGGAVRPSLSPPTGAAIIPGQIASTRLTAVAWQQVPGWQDDSLIGATAALRQNCVRLARQPNWARACAAASQIDDLDVTSARAFFEAYFTPFQLANNDGTLDGLVTGYYEPLLRGSRTRHGVYQTALYRWPSGYRAGAPLPVRAQLERAGVLNGNELVWVDDPIEAFFLQVQGSGRIVMEDGSVMRLGFGGTNNQPYKSIGRWLLDRGELTPSQATMQGIKAWARANPNRVDALLDTNPRFVFFREMPSGESVPGGGADGPIGALGVPLTPERSIAVDPSSIPLGTPVFLQTTRPLTNSPMNRLVFAQDTGSAIKGGVRADYFWGLGDDAGDLAGKMKQGGRMWLLLPNS, from the coding sequence ATGCGGTTTGTCCGCACGGCCGGAGCATGGCTCGGCGCGCTTTCGGTTGCGGTGATGCTGGCGTCCTGCGGAGGTGGCGGCGCGGTCCGGCCTTCGTTGTCGCCACCCACGGGCGCTGCGATCATACCCGGACAGATTGCCTCGACGCGGCTCACGGCGGTTGCGTGGCAACAGGTGCCGGGTTGGCAGGACGATTCGCTGATCGGCGCGACCGCCGCGCTGCGGCAAAACTGCGTGAGACTCGCGCGTCAGCCGAACTGGGCGCGCGCATGTGCCGCGGCCTCACAAATCGACGATCTCGACGTCACCAGCGCACGGGCTTTTTTCGAGGCCTATTTCACGCCGTTCCAGCTAGCGAATAACGACGGCACGCTCGACGGTCTCGTCACCGGTTACTACGAGCCTTTGCTGCGCGGTTCGCGCACGCGTCACGGCGTGTATCAGACCGCGCTGTATCGCTGGCCGTCCGGCTATCGCGCGGGCGCACCGCTGCCGGTGCGTGCGCAGCTCGAGCGCGCGGGCGTGCTTAACGGCAATGAACTGGTTTGGGTCGACGATCCGATCGAAGCGTTCTTCCTGCAGGTTCAAGGCTCCGGGCGAATCGTGATGGAAGACGGCAGCGTGATGAGACTTGGTTTTGGCGGGACGAATAATCAGCCGTACAAGTCGATTGGGCGCTGGCTGCTGGATCGTGGTGAGCTCACGCCGTCGCAGGCGACCATGCAAGGTATCAAGGCGTGGGCGCGCGCGAATCCGAATCGGGTCGATGCGCTGCTGGATACAAACCCGCGTTTCGTGTTCTTCCGCGAAATGCCTTCCGGCGAAAGCGTGCCGGGCGGCGGGGCGGATGGTCCGATTGGCGCGCTTGGCGTGCCGCTCACGCCGGAGCGTTCGATCGCGGTCGACCCGTCCTCGATTCCGCTGGGCACGCCGGTGTTTTTGCAGACCACGCGGCCATTGACTAACTCGCCGATGAATCGCCTCGTCTTCGCGCAGGACACCGGTTCCGCGATCAAGGGCGGGGTACGCGCGGATTACTTCTGGGGGCTCGGCGATGACGCCGGCGACCTGGCCGGGAAGATGAAGCAGGGTGGCCGGATGTGGTTGTTGTTGCCGAATTCGTGA